The genome window CACATCGAGAACGCCAGCATCTCGGGCGGCGAGCCCACCACCCGCAACGATCTGGTCGAGATCGTCCGGGTGCTCATCGACAAGCTGCCGCGCCTGCGCAAGCTGACGCTGAACACGACGGGCCTCACGCCGCACCGCGGCATCCCGATGCTCACGAAGATCGTGCAGATGTGCCACGAGCGCGGCGTGATCTTCAGCACCCGTGTGTCGGTCGACGGCGTCGGCGACATGCACAACGAGGTGCGTCGCGTGAAGCGCGGCTTCGACAAGGCCGAGCAGACGATCGCCGCCATGAAGGAGTTGCAGAAGACCTACCCCTTCAACTTCGGCATCTCCACGACCATCTTCTCGATGAACCTGGACGACGCCGAGAACATCCTGGCGTGGGCGCGCCGCGAGAAGCTGGACATCGTGTTCAACATGGTCCGCTTCACCGAAGCGATGCTCGGCAACGCCGATCTCGCCAAGGACATCAAGCCGGTGAGCGAAGAGGAACAGCGCATGCGCCAGTTCTTCCTCGACCGCGTGCGCCATGACCCGCTGCTCGACGGGCAGAACTACATCTACATGCACTACGCGGACATGATCGCCAACGGCTATCACCGCACCGCGCCGTGCCCGTTCCAGACGCAGGGCATCATGCTGAACCCCGATGGCGGCATGTTCTTCTGCGAGAACAGCAACGTCGTCGGCAACGCCGTGACCGAGGATCCGGAGGCCATCTACTTCAAGCAGGCCTCGCAGGAGCACCGGAACTACATTCGCGACGAGAAGTGCCCGGCCTGCCTCAGTCCCTGCCAGATGAACGTGGCGGCGATCAAGCAGGTGGTGCCGTACGCGAAGTTCCTGGTACGCGCCAGCGCCGAGAAGCGCCGCGCCGCGCGGCGTCCGATCGCCGCCGCGGCGTTGTGAGGTGAAACCGGCAACGGGCAATCGGCAACCGGCAACCGGTCGCCTTGCAGATCGGACCGCACGCCCGCACCGAATAGAGCCGTCGTTCTTTTTCCTCATTGTCGTG of Acidobacteriota bacterium contains these proteins:
- a CDS encoding radical SAM protein, with the protein product MAQVYAAKYLAKAALSAPRDFVNSYIGRVKPLHPTVLIFHVTFVCDARCNMCSNWTRGNRKEDMTLEQIEQVFDSPLWKHIENASISGGEPTTRNDLVEIVRVLIDKLPRLRKLTLNTTGLTPHRGIPMLTKIVQMCHERGVIFSTRVSVDGVGDMHNEVRRVKRGFDKAEQTIAAMKELQKTYPFNFGISTTIFSMNLDDAENILAWARREKLDIVFNMVRFTEAMLGNADLAKDIKPVSEEEQRMRQFFLDRVRHDPLLDGQNYIYMHYADMIANGYHRTAPCPFQTQGIMLNPDGGMFFCENSNVVGNAVTEDPEAIYFKQASQEHRNYIRDEKCPACLSPCQMNVAAIKQVVPYAKFLVRASAEKRRAARRPIAAAAL